The window CACGCGCCCAGTTCGGGTAACTTGCAGAATTGGAAATTCATTCTCATTACTGGGAACGAGGACGTGCGCAAGCTTCGACCGTTCTGTGCTGACCAAGAGTGTTTCGCCACGGCCCAGGCAGGGATCGTCGTCGTGGGCGAGCACGAACGTGCAAGCGATTATTACGGGCTTCGGGGGGAGCGGCTCTTCACCGTGCAGAACTGTGCCGCCGCGATGGAGAATATGCTGCTGGCAGCTCATGCGCTCGGTCTTGGCGCCGTCTGGATTGGCTCGTTGGAAGAGGAGAAGGTCGCGTCAGTCCTGGACGTGCCGGAATCCGCGAGGGTGCAGGGCATCGTACTCTTAGGCTACCCTGCCGAGCCGCCGGAGCCAAAGGTGATGCGTGAGCTTCCGTATCAGGTGTTCTTTGGGAGGTTCGGACGCAAATACACGAACGTGCATTGGTATACGCGTGACTTTTCGGTGGAGTGGGATCGACGTATCAGGGCGGGGAAATCTCGTCTGGAGCGCCTTGGTGTTTCGCTGGGAAAAGGCTTGTCAGGGCTGAGAGAAGGTTTGCAGAAGAAGAAGGACAACAAGGAAGCGCTTGATGAAGACGCGAGAGGGGGACGAAAGTAAAAAAAGATGAGTTTTGATG of the Candidatus Woesearchaeota archaeon genome contains:
- a CDS encoding nitroreductase family protein, which translates into the protein MDALACIFTRRSIRSFTEVPIEFDKLMTVLDAGNHAPSSGNLQNWKFILITGNEDVRKLRPFCADQECFATAQAGIVVVGEHERASDYYGLRGERLFTVQNCAAAMENMLLAAHALGLGAVWIGSLEEEKVASVLDVPESARVQGIVLLGYPAEPPEPKVMRELPYQVFFGRFGRKYTNVHWYTRDFSVEWDRRIRAGKSRLERLGVSLGKGLSGLREGLQKKKDNKEALDEDARGGRK